A single region of the Halobacterium wangiae genome encodes:
- a CDS encoding SDR family oxidoreductase produces the protein MDLEIEGDSALVTASSSGLGKAAATRLAEEGANVVLNGRDEDRLQDAVEEVQEVAEGEVVGHAADLTDADAITTLVDRTVEEFGGLDHLVTNAGGPPSGPFLETTDEEWYDAYDLLVMSVVRLVRESAEHLQEGDGGTIVTIASRSVKEAIPSLVLSNAVRMGVVGLEKTLSKELAPEIRANAVLPAPHETDRTVELIEQGVERGEYESYEQGLEERGAPIPLGRIGDPMELGDAVAYLSSERSSFINGVAIPVDGGLGASNL, from the coding sequence ATGGATTTGGAAATCGAGGGCGATAGTGCACTCGTAACGGCGTCCAGTAGCGGACTCGGGAAGGCGGCGGCGACCCGCCTCGCCGAGGAGGGGGCGAACGTCGTACTCAACGGCCGTGACGAAGACCGCCTTCAGGACGCGGTCGAGGAGGTCCAGGAGGTCGCCGAGGGCGAGGTCGTCGGGCACGCCGCCGACCTGACGGACGCGGACGCCATAACCACGCTCGTGGACCGGACCGTCGAGGAGTTCGGCGGCCTCGACCACCTCGTGACGAACGCGGGTGGGCCGCCGAGCGGGCCGTTCCTGGAGACGACCGACGAGGAGTGGTACGACGCCTACGACCTGCTCGTCATGAGCGTCGTTCGACTCGTCCGCGAGTCCGCCGAGCACCTTCAGGAGGGCGACGGCGGTACCATCGTCACCATCGCATCGCGCAGCGTCAAGGAGGCGATCCCGTCGCTCGTGCTTTCGAACGCCGTCCGCATGGGTGTCGTGGGGCTGGAGAAGACGCTCTCGAAGGAACTGGCGCCCGAGATCCGCGCCAACGCTGTCCTCCCGGCGCCCCACGAGACCGACCGGACGGTCGAACTCATCGAGCAGGGCGTCGAGCGCGGCGAGTACGAGTCCTACGAACAGGGCCTCGAGGAGCGAGGCGCACCCATCCCGCTCGGACGCATCGGCGACCCGATGGAGCTCGGGGACGCCGTCGCGTACCTCTCCTCGGAGCGCTCGAGTTTTATCAACGGCGTCGCGATACCCGTCGACGGCGGCCTCGGAGCGTCGAACCTGTAA
- a CDS encoding bifunctional helix-turn-helix transcriptional regulator/GNAT family N-acetyltransferase, translating to MNVEHSLEFGHDDRERIYNYVERHGECGFDDIEGDLRLDPRGIRHHVAILRRDGYVTVEDGRIAVAFDDVAAEEHRDGDVEFVVRPAHQSDLTGLVGAIRQVASERTYIEAESVADVIDHEEVILRHNELEERMFFVATVGNDVVGWVHVAGSELDKLEHTAELTVGVIETYRGHGIGSHLLERGLEWAGSRGYEKMYNSVPSSNEDAVEFLKANGWEIEAVREDHYKLDDEYVDEVMMAVWI from the coding sequence ATGAACGTCGAGCACAGCCTGGAGTTCGGACACGACGACCGCGAACGTATCTACAACTACGTCGAGCGCCACGGCGAGTGCGGGTTCGACGACATCGAAGGCGACCTGCGCCTCGACCCGCGGGGCATCCGCCACCACGTCGCCATCCTGCGACGCGACGGCTACGTCACCGTCGAGGACGGCCGCATCGCGGTCGCCTTCGACGACGTCGCCGCCGAGGAGCACCGCGACGGCGATGTTGAGTTCGTCGTCCGGCCGGCCCACCAGTCGGACCTCACGGGACTCGTCGGCGCCATCCGGCAGGTCGCCAGCGAGCGCACGTACATCGAGGCCGAGTCCGTCGCGGACGTCATCGACCACGAGGAGGTCATCCTCCGGCACAACGAACTCGAGGAGCGGATGTTCTTCGTCGCCACCGTCGGCAACGACGTGGTGGGGTGGGTACACGTCGCCGGCTCGGAACTCGACAAACTCGAACACACAGCGGAGCTGACGGTAGGAGTCATCGAGACGTACCGCGGCCACGGCATCGGCAGCCACCTCCTCGAACGCGGCCTCGAGTGGGCCGGCAGCCGGGGGTACGAGAAGATGTACAACAGCGTCCCGTCGTCGAACGAGGACGCCGTGGAGTTCCTGAAGGCCAACGGCTGGGAGATCGAGGCCGTCCGCGAGGACCACTACAAACTGGACGACGAGTACGTCGACGAAGTGATGATGGCGGTCTGGATCTGA
- a CDS encoding FAD-dependent oxidoreductase, with translation MTETDDYEHYEAVVVGAGPGGAAAAAALADHGVETLVLERGVEAGSKNVSGGLLYGEESAPYTLDDLFPDVREAATERPVTEYYLHNVAGRQVETFDITDLHEHDTEWSDAVLRRHMDSWLAERVHERTRETGGGLLTDVRVNGLLEENGEIVGVTCDELDPIRADVVVAADGVNSELARDAGLMDWEEPEEWFQGVKAVVDMDPDVVNERFDLDPDEGVAHLFSGDLFEDVRGGGFCYTNEGSLSIGTVFHLDSLVAEEAEPHELLDALLTHPLLADWLGDDYEELEYGAKLVPDSKKAAHPSPHEGRLLLVGDAAGQMQAQGPIIKGMNHAVSAGALAAEAYVEAKGRGNPKSAGKRYERRLCDEGVMDKLRPSGYRVTSALGEHDAVTGLVDGVLTSFAGRAAVRALGGRLEALYGSPYLASIVPDTRTPYVTLPTVIAEELGAHVTSESSVEPPSLADRIGDLTYDTDIGNPHIELRDASYEASGAAVTACPVSAEDFGGGCYRSETVQRNGDEERVVSLDTQPCVECGTCAVVADTEWEHPRGGKGVEFEQG, from the coding sequence ATGACTGAAACTGACGACTACGAACACTACGAGGCGGTCGTCGTCGGCGCCGGCCCAGGCGGGGCGGCGGCGGCAGCGGCACTGGCGGACCACGGCGTAGAGACACTCGTCCTCGAACGCGGCGTCGAGGCCGGGTCGAAGAACGTGAGCGGCGGCCTGCTGTACGGTGAGGAGTCCGCCCCCTACACGCTCGACGACCTCTTCCCGGACGTCCGGGAGGCGGCGACCGAGCGCCCCGTGACGGAGTACTACCTCCACAACGTCGCCGGCCGGCAGGTCGAGACGTTCGACATCACGGACCTCCACGAGCACGACACCGAGTGGTCGGACGCGGTGCTCCGGCGCCACATGGACTCGTGGCTCGCCGAGCGCGTCCACGAGCGCACCCGCGAGACGGGCGGCGGCCTGCTGACGGACGTCCGCGTCAACGGTCTGCTCGAGGAGAACGGCGAGATAGTGGGCGTCACCTGCGACGAACTCGACCCCATCCGGGCGGACGTCGTGGTGGCCGCCGACGGCGTGAACAGTGAACTCGCGCGGGACGCGGGTCTGATGGACTGGGAGGAACCCGAGGAGTGGTTCCAGGGCGTGAAGGCCGTCGTGGACATGGACCCCGACGTCGTGAACGAGCGCTTCGACCTCGACCCCGACGAGGGCGTCGCCCACCTGTTCTCGGGCGACCTCTTCGAGGACGTCCGCGGTGGCGGCTTCTGCTACACGAACGAGGGGTCGCTGTCCATCGGGACGGTGTTCCACCTCGACAGCCTCGTCGCCGAGGAGGCCGAACCCCACGAACTGCTCGACGCGCTGCTCACCCACCCGCTGCTGGCGGACTGGCTGGGCGATGACTACGAGGAACTGGAGTACGGCGCGAAGCTCGTGCCGGACTCGAAGAAGGCCGCCCACCCCTCGCCCCACGAGGGGCGGCTCCTGCTGGTGGGAGACGCCGCTGGCCAGATGCAGGCCCAGGGCCCCATCATCAAGGGGATGAACCACGCCGTCAGCGCGGGCGCGCTGGCCGCCGAGGCGTACGTCGAGGCGAAGGGCCGGGGCAACCCGAAGAGCGCGGGGAAGCGCTACGAGCGCCGCCTGTGCGACGAGGGCGTGATGGACAAACTCCGGCCGAGTGGCTACCGCGTGACGAGCGCCCTCGGCGAGCACGACGCGGTCACCGGGCTCGTCGACGGCGTGCTGACATCGTTCGCGGGCCGGGCGGCGGTGCGCGCGCTCGGTGGCCGCCTCGAGGCGCTGTACGGGTCGCCGTACCTCGCCTCGATCGTCCCGGACACGCGGACGCCGTACGTGACGCTCCCCACCGTCATCGCGGAGGAACTCGGCGCCCACGTCACGAGCGAGTCCAGCGTCGAACCGCCGAGTCTCGCCGACCGCATCGGCGACCTCACCTACGACACGGACATCGGCAACCCGCACATCGAACTGCGCGACGCGTCCTACGAGGCAAGTGGGGCAGCCGTGACGGCCTGCCCGGTGAGCGCCGAGGACTTCGGCGGTGGCTGCTACCGCTCGGAGACCGTCCAACGAAACGGCGACGAGGAGCGCGTCGTGAGCCTCGACACCCAGCCGTGCGTCGAGTGCGGAACCTGTGCGGTGGTCGCGGACACCGAGTGGGAGCATCCCCGCGGCGGGAAGGGCGTCGAGTTCGAACAGGGATGA
- a CDS encoding CNNM domain-containing protein, whose translation MPVEFSVVASLAAVAVLLGVSAFFSSTEIALFSLTTERLDALAASDDRGPGLQRLREDPHRLLVTILVGNNVVNIATTSILTVLLVAYLPPELAVLGTTLVATTLVLVCGEILPKSWGLANAESWALTAARPVKYVGLLLWPLVAFFDAVTRGLAGATGGSPDIERELLEEE comes from the coding sequence ATGCCAGTCGAGTTCTCCGTCGTCGCCTCGCTCGCCGCCGTCGCCGTTCTGCTCGGGGTGTCGGCGTTCTTCTCCAGCACCGAGATCGCGCTGTTCTCGCTGACGACCGAACGTCTGGACGCGCTCGCCGCCAGCGACGACCGCGGGCCGGGGTTGCAGCGTCTGCGGGAGGACCCTCACCGACTGCTCGTGACGATCCTCGTCGGGAACAACGTGGTGAACATCGCGACAACGAGCATCCTCACCGTGTTGCTGGTGGCGTACCTCCCACCGGAACTCGCCGTCCTCGGGACGACGCTCGTGGCGACGACGCTCGTGCTCGTCTGCGGGGAGATCCTCCCGAAGTCGTGGGGGCTCGCGAACGCCGAATCCTGGGCGCTCACGGCCGCGCGGCCCGTGAAGTACGTCGGGCTGCTGCTGTGGCCGCTCGTCGCGTTCTTCGACGCGGTGACTCGCGGGCTCGCTGGCGCCACCGGCGGCAGCCCGGACATCGAACGGGAACTCCTCGAAGAAGAGTGA
- a CDS encoding GtrA family protein: MAGVVESVERRAENVFRLLGLDRIAAPARAVRAVEFGVVGTTGAVVNAVVFVLAPVAYLLAGALAFVSGTAWTFVLNWTVTYDRPSHDPRRALARYASVYGLGFVVYSVALAVGVEGLHLAALSANVGAIAVAGTVNFAGSELFALGE; this comes from the coding sequence ATGGCGGGCGTCGTCGAGAGCGTCGAACGTCGCGCCGAGAACGTCTTCCGGCTGCTCGGGCTCGACCGAATCGCCGCCCCGGCGCGGGCGGTCCGGGCGGTCGAGTTCGGCGTCGTCGGTACCACCGGCGCCGTCGTGAACGCCGTCGTCTTCGTCCTCGCGCCGGTGGCGTACCTCCTGGCCGGCGCGCTGGCGTTCGTGAGCGGCACCGCCTGGACGTTCGTCCTCAACTGGACGGTCACGTACGACCGGCCGAGCCACGACCCCCGCCGCGCGCTCGCCCGGTACGCGTCGGTGTACGGCCTCGGGTTCGTCGTCTACTCGGTCGCGCTCGCGGTCGGCGTCGAGGGTCTCCACCTGGCCGCGCTCTCCGCGAACGTCGGGGCCATCGCCGTCGCCGGCACCGTGAACTTCGCCGGCAGCGAACTGTTCGCGCTCGGCGAGTGA
- a CDS encoding MutS-related protein, whose product MRLEEYWGVGPKTADRLETELGVPDAIDAIESADVRALVEAGISRGRATRILRRANGGEGMDKLATEDARAVYKELVSLAAEYAVTRHAGDRIRVLTPLVDREAMRERLDSVEAALETWRGLDGETRRAVLDVFESHDGDSRRAAVETALALDDVGVSGGVFASVVDLDRDRLEAAAAALRHLTDDGVAAGADAKLDRLRERADALDSLERDTFDVLEAVRSEGVEGTDEFREAFVQYVATEADVEPRQVRNAMVADAADAPDFVSTTLRELSGTVRDRVDEREAEVAADLRGSISGAREDVDAAVDAVSDLAFHLSLARFADAHDLVRPEFVDHDALAVQTARNLTLAAEDGDVQPVTYAVGDHDLTDVPSGDRVTVLTGANSGGKTTLLETLCQVALLAAMGLPVPAERATVGPVDSVVFHRRHASFNAGVLEATLNSVVPPLATGERTLMLVDEFEAITEPGSAADLLHGLVTLTVDEDALGVFVTHLADDLEPLPDVARTDGIFAEGLSPNLELLVDYQPRFDTVGKSTPEFIVSRLVADAADRSERAGYETLARAVGEEAVQRTLADAKWTES is encoded by the coding sequence ATGCGACTGGAGGAGTACTGGGGGGTCGGCCCGAAGACGGCCGACCGCCTCGAAACGGAACTCGGGGTTCCCGACGCTATCGACGCCATCGAGAGCGCGGACGTGCGGGCGCTCGTCGAGGCCGGCATCTCGCGGGGCCGCGCCACCCGCATCCTGCGGCGCGCGAACGGCGGGGAGGGGATGGACAAACTCGCCACCGAGGACGCCCGCGCCGTCTACAAGGAACTCGTCTCGCTGGCCGCGGAGTACGCGGTCACCCGTCACGCTGGCGACCGCATCCGCGTGCTCACGCCGCTCGTCGACCGTGAGGCGATGCGCGAGCGACTCGACAGCGTGGAGGCCGCTCTGGAGACGTGGCGTGGCCTCGACGGGGAGACGCGCCGGGCCGTCCTCGACGTGTTCGAATCGCACGACGGCGACAGCCGACGGGCGGCCGTCGAGACCGCACTCGCGCTCGACGACGTCGGCGTCTCCGGGGGCGTGTTCGCGTCCGTCGTGGACCTCGACAGGGACCGCCTGGAGGCGGCCGCCGCGGCGCTCCGCCACCTCACCGACGACGGGGTCGCGGCGGGCGCGGACGCCAAACTCGACCGTCTCCGCGAGCGCGCGGACGCGCTCGACAGCCTCGAACGCGACACGTTCGACGTCCTCGAGGCCGTGCGCTCGGAGGGCGTCGAGGGCACCGACGAGTTCCGCGAGGCGTTCGTCCAGTACGTCGCCACGGAGGCCGACGTCGAACCGCGGCAGGTCCGGAACGCGATGGTCGCGGACGCCGCCGACGCGCCGGACTTCGTCAGCACGACCCTCCGGGAACTCTCCGGGACCGTCCGCGACCGCGTCGACGAGCGCGAGGCGGAGGTGGCCGCGGACCTCCGTGGCTCCATCTCGGGCGCTCGCGAGGACGTGGACGCCGCCGTCGACGCGGTCAGCGACCTCGCTTTCCACCTCTCCCTGGCGCGGTTCGCGGACGCCCACGACCTGGTGCGCCCCGAGTTCGTCGACCACGACGCGCTCGCGGTCCAGACCGCCCGCAACCTCACGCTCGCCGCGGAGGACGGGGACGTCCAGCCGGTGACCTACGCGGTCGGCGACCACGACCTCACGGACGTGCCGTCGGGCGACCGGGTCACCGTCCTCACCGGGGCGAACTCCGGCGGGAAGACGACGCTGCTGGAGACGCTCTGCCAGGTCGCGCTGCTCGCCGCGATGGGGCTCCCGGTGCCCGCCGAGCGCGCGACGGTCGGGCCGGTGGACTCGGTCGTCTTCCACCGCCGCCACGCGTCGTTCAACGCGGGCGTCCTGGAGGCGACGCTGAACTCCGTCGTGCCGCCGCTGGCGACCGGCGAGCGCACTCTGATGCTGGTCGACGAGTTCGAGGCGATCACCGAACCCGGGAGCGCCGCCGACCTGCTCCACGGCCTCGTCACGCTGACCGTCGACGAGGACGCACTCGGCGTGTTCGTCACGCACCTCGCGGACGACCTGGAACCGCTGCCGGACGTCGCGCGCACGGACGGCATCTTCGCGGAGGGGCTGAGCCCGAACCTCGAACTGCTCGTCGACTACCAGCCCCGCTTCGACACCGTCGGGAAGTCGACGCCGGAGTTCATCGTCTCCCGCCTCGTCGCGGACGCCGCCGACCGCTCGGAGCGCGCCGGCTACGAGACGCTCGCGCGCGCCGTCGGCGAGGAGGCCGTCCAGCGCACCCTCGCGGACGCCAAGTGGACCGAGAGCTGA
- the mutS gene encoding DNA mismatch repair protein MutS: protein MDAALGPPDQMAESEADLTPMMSQYFELTRRYEDALVLFQVGDFYELFCDAAEAAARICEITLTAREDSTGRYPMAGVPIDNAEPYIDDLLDAGYRVAVADQVEDPDEVSGVVERAVTRIVTPGTLTEDELLAGDDNNFVAALATDDDGRYGLALLDVSTGDFYATSLPEAARIRDELGRFAPAELVAGPDVDPGRFDGDTFVAEYDDGVFDLEVATERVASYFGSADALAVDAEVRACGALLAYAEYTRGGEGHQRLDYLNHLTRYDPREYLQMDAVALRSLEVFEQRSVHGAAGTALVDVLDETACALGRRALTDWLRRPLTDREAIEARHDAVGELVADPMTREELHEHLRDVYDIERLVSRVSRGRANARDLRSLKATLDVVPEVRSLLADADCEKLRELRAELDDLPEIRNLLDRAIVPDPPQELTEGGVVRDGYDETLDDLRETERSGKQWIDDLEAAERERTGVDSLKVGHNAVHGYYIEVTHANSEAVPDNYQRRQTLKNAERYVTPELKEREDDIVRAEQRAQDLEYELFTEVRDRVAREAERMQAVAAALAALDALASFASVAAAHDYARPTMGGDGIRVEGGRHPVVERTESGFVPNDTRLTPDERVAVVTGPNMSGKSTYMRQVALVVLLAQAGSFVPAANARLRVVDRIFTRVGASDDIAGGRSTFMVEMTELAAILRAATEDSLVLLDEVGRGTSTTDGLAIARAVTEYVHDELGATTLFATHHHELTADAERLPNAVNLHFGATRTDEGVTFQHEVRDGAATASYGVEVARTAGVPDEVVDRAREFLDESVVAADTGERTRDGSADEKADESTGVDADLAAKLRDVNVAELTPIEALNVLNELRRDLE from the coding sequence ATGGACGCGGCGCTGGGGCCACCCGACCAGATGGCCGAGAGCGAGGCCGACCTCACGCCGATGATGAGCCAGTACTTCGAGCTCACGCGGCGCTACGAGGACGCCCTCGTGCTGTTCCAGGTGGGCGACTTCTACGAACTGTTCTGCGACGCCGCCGAGGCGGCCGCCCGCATCTGCGAGATCACGCTGACCGCCCGCGAGGATTCGACGGGCCGCTACCCGATGGCGGGCGTCCCCATCGACAACGCCGAGCCGTACATCGACGACCTGCTGGACGCGGGCTACCGCGTCGCGGTCGCCGACCAGGTGGAGGACCCCGACGAAGTGTCGGGCGTCGTCGAGCGCGCCGTCACGCGCATCGTGACCCCGGGGACACTCACGGAGGACGAACTGCTCGCGGGCGACGACAACAACTTCGTCGCGGCGCTGGCCACCGACGACGACGGCCGATACGGACTCGCGCTGCTCGACGTCTCCACGGGCGACTTCTACGCGACGAGTCTCCCCGAGGCGGCCAGGATCAGGGACGAACTCGGGCGGTTCGCGCCAGCGGAACTCGTCGCTGGACCCGACGTCGACCCGGGCCGCTTCGACGGCGACACGTTCGTCGCGGAGTACGACGACGGGGTGTTCGACCTCGAGGTGGCGACCGAGCGCGTGGCGTCGTACTTCGGGAGCGCGGACGCGCTCGCGGTCGACGCGGAAGTCCGGGCCTGCGGCGCGCTGCTCGCGTACGCCGAGTACACACGGGGTGGGGAGGGCCACCAGCGGCTCGACTACCTCAACCACCTCACGCGGTACGACCCGCGGGAGTACCTCCAGATGGACGCCGTGGCGCTGCGCAGCCTGGAGGTGTTCGAGCAGCGCAGCGTCCACGGCGCGGCGGGCACCGCGCTCGTGGACGTGCTCGACGAGACGGCGTGCGCGCTCGGGCGGCGCGCACTGACCGACTGGCTGCGCCGCCCGCTCACCGACCGGGAGGCCATCGAGGCGCGCCACGACGCGGTCGGTGAACTCGTCGCCGACCCGATGACCCGCGAGGAACTCCACGAGCACCTCCGGGACGTCTACGACATCGAGCGCCTCGTCTCGCGGGTCTCCAGAGGCCGCGCGAACGCACGGGACCTGCGCTCGCTGAAGGCGACCCTCGACGTGGTGCCGGAGGTGCGCTCGCTGCTCGCCGACGCGGACTGTGAGAAACTCCGGGAGTTGCGCGCGGAACTCGACGACCTGCCGGAGATCCGGAACCTGCTCGACCGCGCCATCGTCCCGGACCCACCACAGGAACTCACCGAGGGCGGCGTCGTCCGGGACGGCTACGACGAGACACTCGACGACCTCCGGGAGACCGAGCGCTCGGGCAAACAGTGGATCGACGACCTCGAAGCCGCGGAGCGCGAGCGCACCGGCGTCGACTCGCTGAAGGTCGGGCACAACGCCGTCCACGGCTACTACATCGAGGTGACCCACGCGAACAGCGAGGCAGTACCCGACAACTACCAGCGCCGCCAGACGCTGAAGAACGCCGAGCGGTACGTCACGCCCGAACTGAAGGAACGCGAGGACGACATCGTGCGCGCCGAGCAGCGCGCCCAGGACCTCGAGTACGAACTGTTCACCGAAGTCCGCGACCGGGTCGCCCGCGAAGCCGAGCGGATGCAGGCGGTGGCGGCGGCACTCGCCGCGCTGGACGCGCTCGCCTCGTTCGCGTCCGTCGCCGCGGCCCACGACTACGCACGGCCCACGATGGGCGGCGACGGCATCCGCGTCGAGGGCGGGCGCCACCCGGTCGTCGAGCGCACGGAGTCGGGCTTCGTCCCGAACGACACCCGCCTCACACCCGACGAGCGGGTCGCCGTCGTCACCGGGCCGAACATGAGCGGGAAGTCGACGTACATGCGCCAGGTCGCACTCGTCGTCCTGCTCGCGCAGGCCGGGAGCTTCGTCCCCGCCGCGAACGCCCGACTGCGGGTCGTCGACCGCATCTTCACGCGTGTCGGCGCGAGCGACGACATCGCGGGCGGCCGCTCGACGTTCATGGTGGAGATGACCGAACTCGCCGCCATCCTGCGCGCGGCCACCGAGGACTCCCTCGTCCTGCTCGACGAGGTCGGGCGGGGGACGTCGACCACCGACGGTCTCGCTATCGCGCGCGCCGTCACGGAGTACGTCCACGACGAACTCGGCGCGACCACGCTGTTCGCCACCCACCACCACGAACTCACCGCTGACGCCGAGCGCTTGCCGAATGCGGTCAACCTCCACTTCGGCGCGACGCGCACGGACGAAGGGGTCACGTTCCAGCACGAAGTCCGGGATGGCGCGGCCACCGCCTCCTACGGCGTCGAAGTCGCGCGGACCGCGGGCGTCCCCGACGAGGTGGTGGACCGCGCCCGCGAGTTCCTTGACGAGTCCGTCGTCGCGGCGGACACTGGCGAACGGACACGCGACGGGAGCGCGGACGAGAAAGCGGACGAGAGCACCGGCGTGGACGCCGACCTGGCGGCGAAACTCCGGGACGTGAACGTCGCGGAACTGACGCCGATCGAGGCGCTGAACGTGCTCAACGAACTCCGGCGCGACCTGGAGTGA
- the nucS gene encoding endonuclease NucS: MRTVTDPDPETAAAFVADASSDGLAVSLVGRCATTFEGRAERALPAGVRQLLYKPDDTVLVHGASGRDPVAWSSGGGVTASVVDDALELHCGEADGADTLTVRFQSVQHATAFAPTSEAGDVSGTETDLKERVLSNPDLVEAGFRPLATERETPAGPVDVYGRDENGAVVAVELKARRAGPSAASQLERYVTALRRDLHADAEVRGILVAPEITEKTRRLLAESGLDFSPVE, translated from the coding sequence GTGCGAACCGTCACCGACCCCGACCCGGAGACCGCCGCGGCGTTCGTCGCCGACGCCAGCAGCGACGGCCTCGCAGTCTCGCTGGTCGGGCGCTGTGCGACGACGTTCGAGGGGCGTGCGGAGCGGGCGCTACCGGCCGGCGTCAGGCAACTGCTGTACAAGCCCGACGACACGGTGCTGGTCCACGGCGCGTCGGGCCGCGACCCCGTCGCGTGGTCGTCGGGCGGCGGCGTGACCGCGAGCGTCGTCGACGACGCCCTCGAACTCCACTGCGGCGAGGCCGACGGCGCGGACACGCTGACAGTGCGCTTCCAGTCCGTCCAGCACGCCACGGCGTTCGCCCCGACGAGCGAAGCGGGCGACGTCTCCGGCACGGAGACCGACCTCAAGGAGCGCGTGCTGTCGAACCCGGACCTCGTCGAGGCGGGGTTCCGCCCGCTCGCCACGGAGCGCGAGACGCCCGCGGGCCCCGTCGACGTCTACGGCCGCGACGAGAACGGCGCGGTGGTCGCCGTCGAACTGAAGGCGCGTCGGGCCGGCCCGTCGGCGGCCTCCCAGCTGGAACGGTACGTGACCGCGCTCCGCCGGGACCTCCACGCCGACGCCGAAGTACGAGGAATCCTGGTCGCGCCCGAAATCACGGAGAAGACCCGCCGCCTGCTCGCAGAGAGCGGGCTCGACTTCTCGCCCGTCGAGTAG